ctatatatatctatatatatctatatatataatctatataaatatatatatatctaatctatatctatatatatatctatctatatctatctatatctatctatatctatctatatctatctatatctatctatataatctatataatctatataatatatataatctatatctatatatatatatctatatataatctatatctatatatctatataatctatatctatatatatctatatataatctatatctatatctatatctatatctatatctatatataatctatatctatatctatatctatatctatatctatatctatatctatatctatatctatatatatatcacacacattcacacagtaccagtcaaaagttcggacacacctactctttcaaggatttttctttgtttttactatttcctacagtatgtagaataatagtgaagacatcaacactatgaaataacacatatgtagaatatggtaaaaataaagaaaaacccttgaatgagttagACTGGTGCTATATAGGGGACGATAGACAAACACAATTTAAAAGAAGTGTCAACATACATTATATGATAAACTAGGCTGTATTGagtgaagggttagggtcagggttagggtcagggtaaggtataaggtaagggttaaggttagggtcagaGTTTGGGTCAGGGTAAGGTTCAACATGTATAAGGTAAGGTTTGAGGTtagggtcagggatagggtcagggttagggtcagggttagggtcagggttagggtcagggttagggtcaggttcaACATgtataaggtaagggttaaggttaggatcagggttagggtcagggtaagGTTCAACATGTATAAGGTAAGGTTTGAGGTtagggtcagggatagggtcagggttagggtcaggttcaACATgtataaggtaagggttaaggttaggatcagggttagggtcagggtaagGTTCAACATGTATAAGGTAAGGTTTGAGGTtagggtcagggatagggtcagggttagggtcagggttagggtcagggttagggtcagggttagggtcagggttagggtcagggttagggtcagggttagggtcagggttagggtcagggttagggtcagggtaagGGTCAACATGTATAAGGTAAGGTTTGAGGTtagggtcagggatagggtcagggttagggtcagggtcagggttagggtcaggttcaACATgtataaggtaagggttaaggttagggttagggtcaggataagGTTCAACATGTATAAggtaagggttgaggttagggtcagggtttggGTCAGGGTAAGGTTCAACATGtatacggtaagggttaaggttagggtcagaGTTAGGGTCAGAACCTCAGGTTAGCTGTAACATGTATGataaagggttagggtcagataACCTCAGgttaaccagggtctgtaatgtCTGTACCTGTCAGCGATGGCCTTCGCCATAAAGTAGTCCTCAGCGATGTACTGAGCGAAGGTTATGAGCCCTCCAGCCTGGTCCAAGATATCTTTCCTCATCAAACATGACATCCCTGTCACACACTTAATACCCATCACGTTGGCTGAGATGTAGGAGCGTGGGTGGGACGTGCCAAAGTACACCTGTTAGAAAGACAGAGGTAGATTAGTAGGACAGGTAACAGTCTCTAACCTTCGACCCCTTCAATCCCTAGACCCGTGACAGAAaagttagggggggggggggggaacataATATTGGAATTTCAGaacttctgtgtgtgtctgtacgaaCCACCCTtaaatatttttaattttttacccctttttccccccaatttcatggtatccaattgttttagtagctaccaTCTTGTCTcctcgctacaactcccgtacaggctcgggagagacgaaggttgaaagtcatgcgtcctccgatacacaacccaaccaagccgcactgcttcttaacacagcgcgcatccaacccggaagccagccgcaccaatgtgtcggaggaaacaccgcgcactgcacccggcccgccatgGGAGTctctggtgcgcgatgagacaaggacatccctaccgaccaagccctccctaacccggacgacgctaggccaatagacctcccggttacgacagagcctgggcgcgaacccagggactctgatggcacagctggcgctgaagtacagcacccttaaccactgcaccacccgggaggccctcacCCTTAATTTTTAACGCACCAAAACAAAAAAGACTATTTAAGTTTAGGGTTCTTCATCAGTCAGACAAACAGATGGcgaataaaaacatgtttttgttgttgttggaaaACAGACATTGTTCTTACGGTACAGTCAAAAACTACTTGTAGAGGCGACTATcagttaaacaatttattttatatatttttagtaCCTTCTCAGATAAGTGATCATAATTCATATAAAATAAAGAGATCATTGTGTTGATATATGCACGTTATAGTATATTACATGGCTATTAATTAGTACTTCTGTGTCTTCACGATAGCAGTCTTAGGACATGTCACAATCAATCCAGGAGCAACATAACATGGAAAGAGGGAGATGCCTAGTCAGCTGTACAATttaatgtattcaactgaaatgtgtcccccgcatttaacccaacccctcaatCAGCAAGGTGCGGGGGCTGCCTTCAATCGACGTCGTCGGTGCCCAAGGAACGGTCGGTTaaccgccttgttcaggggcagaacgacagatttttactttgtcaactTTAACCACAACAATATAATCGATCGGGGAAGGGAATATAATGATTATGTTCAACCCAAGGGCACCACGGTCACTTTGACCACAAGGCATGGATTTATTAAAGGGGGCATCGATACCGTCGGGAAATACGAGGCCTGAATATAGTGGAATATAACAATAGAAATTACAATTGAAATATAAATAATATTTTGTTCCCATACAACTTTACTGTAGCGGGCATGAAtgttttgtcagccggtgattttCAAGCAAGTATCACTGAAATCACTGGTCACcgtgataatggaacactggtcaccgtgataatggaacactggtcaccgtgataatggaacactggtcaccgtgataatggaacactggtcaccgtgataatggaacactggtcaccgtgataatggaacactggtcaccgtgataatggaacactggtcactgtgataatggaacactggtcaccgtgataatggaacactggtcactgtgataatggaacactggtcactgtgataatgtttacatacggttttactcatctcatatgtatgttctgtattctattctcctcctatattttagtcaatgccacatCAGTATTGATCGTTCCTAATATTTATAATtttttaattccattcttttacttttagattttaaATAAAAATCTGAGTGAAATGTTGACTTGcgagtccttaaccaacaatgcagttaagaggctatgtggaggctatatacagagtcaatgtggaggctatatacagaggctatgtggaggctatatacagagtcaatgtggaggctatatacagaggctatgtggaggctatatacagagtcaatgtggaggttatatacagggtattacggtacagagtcaatgtggaggttatatacagggtattacggtacagagtcaatgtggaggctatatacagagtattacggtacagagtcaatgtggaggctatatacagagtcaatgtggaggctatatacagagtcaatgtggaggctatatacagagtcaatgtggaggctatatacagagtcaatgtggaggttatatacagagtcaatgtggaggttatatacagggcattacggtacagagtcaatgtggaggctatatacagggtattacggtacagagtcaatgtggaggttatatacagagtcaatgtggaggctatatacagggggttacggtacagagtcaatgtggaggctatatacagggggttacggtacagagtcaatgtggaggttatatacagggcattacggtacagagtcaatgtggaggctatatacagggtattacggtacagagtcaatgtggaggctatatacagggtgttacggtacagagtcaatgtggaggctatatacagggtgttacggtacagagtcaatgtggaggctatatacagggtattacggtacagagtcaatgtggaggctatatacagggtattacggtacagagtcaatgtgcgggggaacAGGTTAGTCCAGATAAtgtgaaagactcacagctgttttCTAATGTATTGACACAGGGGTTGAATTCTTATCTAATCAAGGTAGTGTTTTATTTTCCattaatttaaaaataaatgttctaATTTATCTTCCACTTAgacattttgtgtagatcgtttacaaaaaaaaacaaattaaatccattttagtcCCACAacctaacaacaaaatgtggaataagtaaaaAAAAGTGTGAATGCAAATGActgctgtccacacacacacacacacacacacacacacacacacacacacacacacacacacacacacacacacacacacacacacacacacacacacacacacacacacacacacacacacacacacacacacacacacacacacacacacacgcacgattTGGTAACTTGCTGTTTGGAGAGTCAATATTCCAAAACGGATTTGAAAAACAAGTGATTTGAGCATTAAAGCCTGTAGTGTGAACACGGCTTCAGAACTCTGAGGGTTAAGTCATATAGATCTAGTAGAGCACCAGACTagtggtctgtctctgtctggaagAATGCTACTGTCTACCGGCTCCCCAGGCTACCGGCCCCCCAGGCCCCTCAGGCTACCGGCTCCCCAGGCCCCTCAGGCTACCGGCTCCCCAGGCTACCGGCTCCCCAGGCCCCTCAGGCTACCGGCTCCCCAGGCTACCGGCTCCCCAGGCCCCCCAGGCTACCGGCTCCCCAGGCCCCCCAGGCTACCGGCTCCCCAGTCTCTGAACTGAGAGCCTCTGTCTGTAAGGATGCCCACCTGCTCCAGTGTTGCAGCGAAGCCCTGTCTGTCGGCCACGTAGGGAAGGCCATGAACCAACCCCACCTTCTCAGTCATCTGATTGGCCATATCGGTCAGAGTGTCCGGTTTCACTGGGGAGGAACAGGAACAAAATTAATCTATCGATGTATATAGAAAGCCCATTGTTCATTTTATTTGAATTAAAATCAGCAGTTTACAGATCAGGCAATGAGATCTAAACAACCTTTTTTATCCAACTACAGTACTTGAATATAGGTGAATAAAATAAACGTTGATAGCTTTACATACAAACATAAAGGTCTGGTTTATCTAGGTTCAGTTTATTTGTTCAAGGTTCAAAACTAGAACACATAAGATAGTCTCTGTATTATCCAACGGGTGTGAGTCAGTGATAAGAACGAAAACAGAGACCGCTGACTGATTTGTAACAGTGCAGCTGATTCATTCTGTTACAATTCAAAAATCGGAGTAAGGAAACGTCCCCAAATGCCACCACAAtccctaggtagtgcactactcttgaccagggcaGTGCACAACGTAGGGAATAAAAAGGTGCCCTTTGGGATACAAGCTAAGTGAAGTTTCCTACCTCGTATTCCGCTGTCGCAGATCCACACGAGGTCATACTTGGCCCCTTCATAACCCGGCATCAGGTTATTTATCTTGGGGTTGATGCCGACCTTCTTTCCTCCTGCAACAGAACATTTGTTCAGTGACTTGACGTGCACTAGGACCGTCACCAAGACTGTGTTGTAAAAACCAAGAGATTCTCTTCAACCTTTACAGACGGTTTCACTTCCCTTCAGCCCTCTCATTCAGCAGGGAGGCCATTTTGTGCGTGGCCTTATATGGGACTCGCAGGTCACGGCAGGtaatgacacagcctgggatcttCCCAATTCATTACATTTTAATCTCGAAGacaaccatttacattacatcatTTAACAACCAATACATACATTTACtcaatgaaaatgttttttttgttaaatgATCTGTCTCAGTAAAGTTTGAATATTGcccaatcaaaataaatcagaagTTCATTCTGCCGCCCAAAACCTAAATGTGAAcgtttttgttgtattttttggCGACTGCGGAGGAAATAAACTTCATGAGGAGGAAGGACGTCTGACATTTGCATCACTTCTTTATTTTTGGGGGATGACGAAAGTGGACATTTTTGACAGATTTAAAACCTACAAAATGCCTTCCAGTCAGAATCTGTGATCTGTACACGATACAGACAGCATCTCGGTGTCATTTTACTCTTTATATTGTGCTGTAAAATAAGGTCCTTATTGTCTAGATTCTGAAATACAATGTTTCACATTCATTTATTTAAAAATGAGAAATATTCTCTCAAAAGTCAAAACTTTTTTTGAtaataaaatgtttatttttatttttagacATATCGTTTGGAACAATATAATCTTCAAAACACGTCCCCTTTCCCCGAGTGGCTCTCTGGTACTGTTAATGATAAGACCCATTTTATACATAGAAAATGACATCATAGGTCATTAACGAATCACAGCCCAGCTCTGAGATATTAATaacaatatttttttattaaatataAGCTCCATGTTTTACAGAACAGTATAAGTAGTATAATGACAGAAATAtatggacactccttcaaatgagtggattcagctatttcagccacacctgtagCTGACAGGTATATCAAACCACCATGCAATCtccgtagacaaacattggcagtagagtgACCTTAGACctcagtaactttcaacgtggcaccgtcataggatgccaactttccaacaagtcagtttgtcaaatccacgctttgctagagctgcccccggtCAActagtaagtgctgttattgtgaagtggaaacgtctaggagcaacaacggctcagccacgcagtggtaggccacacaagctcacagaatgggtttccatggccgagcaaccgcacacaagcctaagatcacaataagcaatgccaagagtcggctggagtggtgacTAAtgctggcagtccgacagacaaatctgtgtttggcggatgccaggagaacacgaCCTGCCCGAATTCATAgacccaactgtaaagtttggtggaggaataatgttgtttttcatggtttgtgccccttagttctagtgaagggaaatcttaatgctacaacataaaatgacattctagaagattctgtgcttccaactttgtggcaacagtttgggaaggctctttcctgtttcagcatgacaatgcccacgtgcacaaagcgaggtccatacagaaatgttttgtccagattggtgtggaagaacttggctgatctgcacagagccctgacttaaACCCCATCAAACACTTTTGGGTTGTATTGGACCGCCGACTGagtgccaggcctaatcgcccaacatcagtgaccaacttcactaatgctcgtggctgaatggaagcaagtcccagcagcaatgttccaacatctagtggaaagccttcccagaagagtggaggctgttatagcagcaatgttccaacatctagtgtaaagccttcccagaagagtggaggctgttatagcagcaatgttccaacatctagtggaaagccttcccagaagagtggaggctgttatagcagcaatgttccaacatctagtgtaaagccttcccagaagagtggaggctgttatagcagcaatgttccaacatctagtgtaaagccttcccagaagagtggaggctgttatagcagcaatgttccaacatctagtgtaaagccttcccagaagagtggaggctgttatagcagcaatgttccaacatctagtggaaagccttcccagaagagtggaggctgttatagcagcaatgttccaacatctagtggaaagccttcccagaagagtggaggctgttatagcagcaatgttccaacatctagtggaaagccttcccagaagagtgcaggctgttatagcagcaaaggggagggagaccaactccatattaatgcccatgattatggaatgagatgtttgatgaacaggtgtccacatacttttggtcaagcAGTATTGGTGGTCAGTGTAATGTAGGGTTCAGAGGTCAGAAAAAAGGGCCATAAAAATGTCCACTTTCAAAATGATTTTAAAATAAATACGTGACAAAAATGTAACATGCATGTCAAAACGTCCTTCCTCCCGATTAAATTTatatgtgagaattgccagaacaatcttAGATGGCAAAAATACATGTTCCGTCCATCCACGCTCAAAAAGGAATTGGCCAACTGTGTACTGTTGTTTAGTCCGGCTCTTTGTGTACCGACAGGCCACCGTACTGAGCATTGACACGTCTCCCTACTTACAACTACAAATATTAACATATTTATTAGACAGATCTTAGAATTGCAGGACATGAGATATGAAtattaattaacaggtgttcaAAGAATTCATCAACCAGACTCTTACCTATAAATAACCGAGCATCAACGTTGGGATATTTTCCTAGAAGCTTTTTACAAACGTCAATGGCTGGGTCGTCATGGTCCTGTACACAGAGTAGGATCTCAaactgggcagagagagagagagacagacagacaaaacgtTAGTTCAATACTGTAGAGAAACTGTA
This Oncorhynchus gorbuscha isolate QuinsamMale2020 ecotype Even-year unplaced genomic scaffold, OgorEven_v1.0 Un_scaffold_7634, whole genome shotgun sequence DNA region includes the following protein-coding sequences:
- the LOC124029770 gene encoding ceramide glucosyltransferase-like (The sequence of the model RefSeq protein was modified relative to this genomic sequence to represent the inferred CDS: added 240 bases not found in genome assembly), whose translation is MDLVDLAMQGLSVFGFILFLLLWFMHFMSIIYVRLCFNKKSPDKQPYSKLAGVSLLKPLKGVDPNLINNLETFFELDYPKFEILLCVQDHDDPAIDVCKKLLGKYPNVDARLFIGGKKVGINPKINNLMPGYEGAKYDLVWICDSGIRVKPDTLTDMANQMTEKVGLVHGLPYVADRQGFAATLEQVYFGTSHPRSYISANVMGIKCVTGMSCLMRKDILDQAGGLITFAQYIAEDYFMAKAIADRYRHYRPWLT